A single window of Hemibagrus wyckioides isolate EC202008001 linkage group LG28, SWU_Hwy_1.0, whole genome shotgun sequence DNA harbors:
- the LOC131348628 gene encoding uncharacterized protein LOC131348628 produces MQHCRATRRHEPGLRRATGFLILMLWLQASLRVTQASVIHQQPNDIQAGDQQSVQPSKNVRRAWEIAHLLTAIGNNGKVAPLQKDGIYIWRLYHTRGNFKLEDNSTTLVVPKNGLYLVNLKMYYYIPNDPMCNQTLFLKTKIEQYSSAYPVWIEVMKGGDTMQCVQDWHQSVTLSQVVRFEKGTMLRVVINEKNHHFIVGDASTYLSVTRL; encoded by the exons ATGCAGCACTGTCGAGCCACGAGGCGACACGAGCCAGGATTGCGCCGCGCTACCGGATTCCTGATCCTGATGCTCTGGCTCCAAGCATCACTACGCGTCACTCAG GCATCAGTTATTCATCAGCAACCCAATG ATATCCAGGCAGGTGACCAGCAAAGTGTCCAGCCATCTAAGAATGTTAGACGTGCTTGGGAGATAGCGCATCTACTGA CTGCAATAGGAAACAATGGGAAAGTGGCTCCTTTACAGAAGGATGGCATTTACATTTGGCGGCTGTACCACACAAGAGGCAACTTCAAACTGGAGGACAACAGCACAACCCTTGTTGTGCCTAAGAATGGCCTGTATTTAGTGAATCTGAAAATGTACTACTATATACCGAATGATCCTATGTGTAACCAAACGTTGTTTCTGAAAACCAAAATTGAGCAATACAGTTCTGCTTACCCTGTGTGGATAGAAGTCATGAAGGGTGGAGACACGATGCAATGTGTGCAAGACTGGCATCAGTCTGTTACTTTAAGTCAAGTGGTTAGGTTTGAAAAAGGAACAATGCTAAGAGTTGTCATAAATGAGAAGAATCATCATTTTATAGTCGGGGATGCCAGCACTTACCTCAGTGTCACTCGTCTGTAG